One Magnolia sinica isolate HGM2019 chromosome 2, MsV1, whole genome shotgun sequence genomic window, CTAGCTGCTACATATCTACAtcccaacgaaaaaaaaaaaaaaaaaaagccttcacaggcatatgtTTTCACAACCCGGACCCTTGGGGTATTTACACAGTTGGGTACAAACATATGGCTGTAACTAGAAAAGTATATGTTTGCACAACTCATTGAATTCCAAACCACAAATCAAAACATTGCAAATGAGATATTCTATTGGCTATCCAATGCCCATCCTATACAGCAAAATGATTAATGCAGAATTCCAATCAACAATGCAAAAAAGATTCCGAATCTTGCAGCAAATGCATTTGGCACTGACCTTGTTTAGATAATTCAACTGAGTGACGATACAGCTTATTGCAACCATTGCAAATATCCATGTCTGGAAACAACCAGCCTGGTTCACACCCTCTATCGTCAGCTTTATTGCAATACCTACAGCTTTTATACTCAtaacctgtaaaaaaaaaaaaataataataataataataataatcaatcaCCCAGATCATGAAGATATTCAAACAGTACTGCCAAAGTGCAATAATTACCGTTATCGATCCGATTATAGAGCATATTCCCAGGTAAACCATTATGTTTGTCTGCCCATAGCGTGGCGCACAATGCAACATCAGTACCAGCACCACAGCTACTGCTGACGCCGTATATAAAAGAAATGCTGTAATGAACACTCCAACCAATCACGACAAAAGCTATAAACAAGAGATGGCATGGTTAAAAGATCAAGAGCTCCACCGGAGAAATCCGCCATAATACCTGGTTGGATTGCTAAATCCCATATTTCCGATACTGATGACGGAGTACGTTCCTCAGGCGCATGAAGCACGATCACGGTAGAACCCACTATACAGAGAACACAGCCCAACACCCCCATCCTCTGGAGTCTCTCCTTCAATATGAAGTGTGCTAAAACAGCACTGCAATTTCCATAAATTGCATCCCATCCCGTGTTAGTCACTTTAAATGAGGCACACATGTACAAGGATCCACATCattcattttgtgggccccaccatagctGGGTTGAAAGTCAAAAATCACACCAGTCCAATGGTAACCACCATGAAGTGAAAGCCAGACTCACTAACCATTCATTTGTAAGCTTCATCATTGATTGGTGGTTGTGACAATCCAATTGCAGTTTTTCAGGTCACAAGCCATCCACATTACAGCCCACcacatgaatggtccagatctcatacACGTACATTGACATAATGACAAATATTACTTCACTTAGTGAATTCAGCATCAAGGAATCTACTTCTTTCCAGTCATCCCCAAAATGCAATCTTACCTAACAATAATGCTCAAAGCGCCAAGCGGTGTTACAAGAACAGCTGGGGCGAAAATGTACGCCACAAAGTTGGCGATTTCTCCGACGATCACTAAAAACAATTTCAAGGATTCCAACTCAAAAAAACTTCTATAGAAATTCCattaactcaaaaaaaaaaaaaaaaacaaaaaaaaaaaaaacaattttaagAACAAACTCAAGAAACAGACACATACAAAAATCAATTCCagtaactcaaaaaaaaaaaaaaaaaatcaatttaagaaaaaaattcaaGAAGCGGACGCATACAAACACTTACTCGCAATCATACCGACCCACCAGAGCGGCTCCAACAAATACTTGTAGCCTCCGACCCCTTGAAATTCAATTCCACAAAAAACGAATTCTCATCACTTAccttagaaaagaaaattaaaaaagagaATTTGGGGGTGTAGAGAATCAAAGAGTACCTGCGCGGGGCCCGGATGCACCGGCCCGCTTAAGGCCCTTCTTCTTGATGATGAAGCTGGCGCCGATGAAGGCGCTGGAGACTACCGCAAGCACGAAGCCTTTGAGGTTATCGGTGTAGAGCAGCGAAGCCGATGGTGACGATCGTAC contains:
- the LOC131237466 gene encoding probable magnesium transporter NIPA6 — encoded protein: MATTIVRSSPSASLLYTDNLKGFVLAVVSSAFIGASFIIKKKGLKRAGASGPRAGVGGYKYLLEPLWWVGMIAMIVGEIANFVAYIFAPAVLVTPLGALSIIVSAVLAHFILKERLQRMGVLGCVLCIVGSTVIVLHAPEERTPSSVSEIWDLAIQPAFLLYTASAVAVVLVLMLHCAPRYGQTNIMVYLGICSIIGSITVMSIKAVGIAIKLTIEGVNQAGCFQTWIFAMVAISCIVTQLNYLNKALDSFNTAVVSPIYYAMFTTFTILASAIMFKDLSGQSASNIASEVCGLITVLSGTTILHSTREPDPPLISELYTPLSPKISWHIQGNGELWKHKDEDGLSADFIAVLRNDYFT